The following proteins are co-located in the Microbulbifer sp. VAAF005 genome:
- a CDS encoding SagB/ThcOx family dehydrogenase yields the protein MKKGSALLDSFFLYFSENEVILWDVVHHDQWALDKETLINILDKFYSDVQTGETKAADFLQSNGAFISGDLARKQWGWDVLSWFYHYGTKLSLPPSTEDKEGDSEDPRVSWVGQYVDYCKQVPEKAKGKYNYPEVDIPLNSFPITNQLESVFGTRFSSRKFVPGATLKRELLEKILFHCVKFRTSPFVEKFYKAHSDKINYFGYFRSSPAGGALQATDIYLIVHSVQGIDPGIYLYNPIDHGLTKVGDAVSHDKIRRLLVGQPYAEGAAVNICFVCKFNRFWSKYRHSRIYRMAYLEAGHLSENIFLYAHSLKQDVFIAGAFYDEEFESLLKLDKDSAMVFFMAIGEGEHACFPVEYLPSDSTKLD from the coding sequence ATGAAGAAAGGTTCCGCTTTATTAGATAGTTTCTTTCTCTATTTCAGTGAAAATGAAGTCATCTTGTGGGATGTTGTTCATCACGATCAGTGGGCTTTGGATAAAGAAACCCTCATAAATATTCTGGATAAATTTTATTCCGATGTGCAGACAGGAGAAACTAAGGCAGCAGATTTTCTTCAAAGTAATGGGGCCTTCATCAGTGGTGATCTAGCCCGGAAACAATGGGGTTGGGATGTACTATCCTGGTTTTACCATTATGGCACCAAGCTTTCGTTACCGCCCTCAACTGAGGACAAAGAAGGGGACAGTGAAGATCCCAGGGTATCTTGGGTAGGGCAGTATGTTGACTACTGTAAACAGGTGCCGGAAAAGGCTAAAGGCAAGTACAATTATCCAGAAGTGGATATTCCACTGAATAGCTTTCCTATCACCAATCAGCTGGAATCTGTGTTTGGGACTCGTTTTTCTTCACGAAAATTTGTACCGGGAGCTACTTTAAAGCGAGAGCTTTTGGAAAAGATTCTCTTTCACTGTGTCAAATTCCGTACTTCTCCGTTTGTTGAAAAGTTTTATAAGGCCCACTCAGACAAAATAAATTATTTTGGGTATTTTCGCAGCAGCCCTGCTGGCGGCGCCTTACAAGCTACAGATATATACCTGATAGTGCACTCGGTACAGGGGATTGATCCCGGTATTTACCTCTATAATCCGATTGATCATGGATTAACCAAAGTCGGCGATGCTGTTAGCCATGATAAGATACGTCGTTTGTTGGTAGGTCAACCCTATGCCGAGGGTGCCGCAGTTAATATTTGCTTTGTCTGCAAATTTAATCGGTTCTGGTCTAAGTATCGTCATTCTCGTATCTATCGGATGGCTTACCTTGAAGCGGGTCATTTATCTGAGAATATATTTCTCTACGCTCATTCCCTAAAACAAGACGTGTTTATAGCCGGCGCTTTTTATGATGAAGAGTTTGAGAGTCTATTGAAGCTGGATAAGGATAGCGCCATGGTCTTTTTTATGGCTATTGGGGAAGGAGAGCATGCCTGTTTCCCGGTAGAGTACTTGCCTTCTGATTCAACAAAATTGGATTAA
- a CDS encoding TonB-dependent receptor: MREIPLNTNRQLDLLRTSVSVLVLCSVVGMANAQSTSESDTESLVLEEVEVLGIRRSMEKNLDVKRFSNAVVDSITAEDMGKFPDKNVADSLQRVPGVSIVRSGGEGAEVSIRGTAPELTFTQLNGNYIATPGDDPSRSFSYALLPSAMISRADVYKSPEAKLDEGGIGGTVILHTRKPLDLDSGEGMLSIESTYADVTEEYEPQYTGFYSWKNDQETFGVLFGYSKQDRQNRVISTSVENWGWQGDESPQAGVEARGPMVDIDGNEYRDFYAPRAVVGSVLEEERTRDGMQLSAQWRPVEQLEFGVNYFRFELGGNSENYRIVFPEWNYGDAIAPGSLKFDEDGDTLLGIGMLDRGQAELQSPQVAGDYTRAEYVSDTLDFNISYEGDGYSARLVVGNTSAEGGPSEKLFASVNSRYGTATDWSWDLSSGTAEIDTSADLGDPNTYPLYDWFSSHWTSSEDDESYYQLDVSIDMDYAWLTSLDVGVKYRDHEINRRITKQSWDDDNPPCPTINWGDVDGACYPWWPSDSFHTDPDGVPDTIDILSNGPLDNIIGGVNVPNFAYLESDKLKEFLYATYGDPTVIVEKNQVYRVGEEITAAYVQQNFALAVLRGNFGIRAVQTKQYASTYDNIDGVLQDEPNIRDSSNTDILPSANIAWDISDEMVMRAALARVVARVEYDNLGGSEVIHAPLPGSTVSQGYAGNSELEPYKADQFDLGLEWYFDDASAAGLTLFRKDIASFVINGSSMVTRDVDGVTRTVSMSMPVNGTDATAQGVELFVQYAFDNGFGVYANYTFTDTELAEIDSEGIKSKTEIAGTSKEQYNLSLYYENTDFSIRASYNYRSDYADGFHNGMNTFTDEYDQLDVNASYRLMDNLTLTASIINLTEEKVDRYWGEENRVWGSSYSGRRAYMGLTYSF, encoded by the coding sequence ATGAGAGAGATACCCTTAAATACAAATCGCCAGCTAGATCTATTGAGGACGTCTGTAAGTGTTCTAGTGTTGTGCAGTGTTGTTGGTATGGCAAATGCCCAGAGCACCAGTGAATCTGATACAGAGAGTCTGGTGCTAGAGGAAGTAGAGGTATTGGGTATTCGCCGGAGCATGGAGAAAAATCTCGATGTAAAGCGTTTTTCCAATGCGGTGGTAGACTCAATCACCGCTGAAGATATGGGTAAATTTCCCGATAAGAATGTTGCAGACTCTTTGCAGAGGGTTCCGGGAGTATCCATCGTTCGAAGCGGCGGCGAGGGTGCCGAGGTAAGTATCCGAGGAACTGCACCTGAGCTCACTTTTACCCAGCTAAATGGAAACTATATAGCCACTCCCGGCGATGATCCATCCCGATCATTTTCCTACGCATTGCTACCTTCAGCGATGATCTCCCGAGCGGATGTGTATAAAAGTCCAGAAGCAAAACTGGATGAAGGTGGGATAGGTGGTACTGTAATTTTACACACCCGCAAGCCACTGGACCTGGATTCCGGGGAGGGCATGTTATCCATTGAGAGTACTTATGCTGATGTTACTGAGGAGTACGAACCTCAGTACACCGGTTTTTACTCATGGAAAAATGATCAGGAAACCTTTGGTGTATTGTTTGGATACTCAAAGCAGGATCGTCAGAACCGGGTAATTAGCACCTCGGTAGAAAACTGGGGTTGGCAGGGAGATGAGTCCCCCCAGGCTGGCGTAGAGGCCAGGGGGCCGATGGTGGATATCGACGGTAATGAATACCGGGATTTCTATGCGCCGCGAGCCGTTGTCGGTAGTGTATTGGAAGAGGAGCGGACCCGGGATGGCATGCAGCTAAGTGCCCAATGGCGTCCGGTAGAACAGCTGGAATTTGGTGTCAATTATTTCCGCTTTGAGCTGGGCGGCAACTCAGAGAATTATCGTATCGTATTTCCTGAGTGGAACTACGGGGATGCAATAGCGCCGGGCAGTCTCAAGTTTGATGAAGATGGTGATACTCTTCTCGGCATTGGTATGCTCGATCGGGGCCAGGCAGAGTTACAGTCTCCACAGGTAGCTGGTGACTACACTCGAGCGGAATATGTTTCGGATACGCTGGATTTCAATATCAGTTACGAGGGAGATGGGTATAGTGCTCGTCTGGTAGTCGGTAATACCAGTGCAGAGGGCGGCCCCTCTGAGAAATTGTTTGCATCAGTCAATTCCCGTTATGGCACTGCAACCGATTGGAGCTGGGATCTCAGCAGTGGCACTGCCGAAATTGATACCAGTGCAGATCTGGGAGATCCCAACACTTATCCTTTATATGACTGGTTCTCATCCCATTGGACCAGCAGCGAGGACGATGAGAGTTACTACCAGCTGGACGTTTCCATCGATATGGATTATGCCTGGCTTACCTCCCTGGATGTTGGGGTTAAGTACCGGGACCATGAGATAAACCGCCGCATCACCAAACAATCCTGGGATGATGATAATCCTCCCTGTCCAACGATTAACTGGGGTGATGTTGATGGAGCTTGTTACCCCTGGTGGCCAAGTGATTCATTCCACACTGACCCCGATGGTGTGCCCGACACAATCGATATCCTTTCAAACGGCCCTCTCGATAATATTATCGGCGGTGTGAATGTGCCAAATTTCGCTTATCTGGAGTCTGATAAGTTAAAAGAGTTTCTATACGCAACCTATGGTGACCCTACGGTAATCGTCGAGAAAAATCAGGTTTACCGGGTTGGTGAGGAAATTACGGCTGCTTATGTACAGCAGAATTTTGCCTTGGCAGTCCTGCGCGGAAACTTTGGCATTCGAGCAGTCCAGACCAAGCAGTATGCGAGCACCTACGACAATATTGATGGGGTCTTACAGGACGAACCCAATATACGTGACAGCAGCAATACTGATATTTTACCTAGTGCTAATATCGCTTGGGATATCTCAGATGAAATGGTTATGCGCGCAGCTCTCGCTAGAGTCGTAGCGAGAGTGGAATACGATAATCTCGGGGGTTCTGAAGTGATCCACGCTCCTTTGCCCGGCTCAACAGTCAGTCAAGGGTATGCAGGCAATTCTGAATTGGAGCCTTATAAAGCTGATCAGTTTGATTTGGGTCTGGAGTGGTATTTCGATGATGCCTCTGCTGCAGGACTGACCTTGTTCAGAAAGGATATTGCTTCGTTTGTAATCAACGGCAGTTCCATGGTGACAAGGGATGTCGATGGTGTTACCCGGACAGTGTCTATGTCTATGCCGGTTAATGGCACTGATGCTACCGCGCAAGGTGTAGAGCTGTTTGTTCAGTATGCCTTTGATAATGGCTTTGGAGTCTATGCAAACTATACCTTCACAGATACGGAGCTAGCTGAGATTGACTCTGAAGGTATCAAATCCAAAACAGAAATTGCCGGCACTTCGAAGGAACAGTACAACCTGTCCCTCTACTATGAAAATACCGACTTTAGCATTCGCGCTTCTTACAATTATCGGAGTGACTATGCAGACGGATTCCACAATGGCATGAACACTTTCACTGATGAATACGATCAGTTGGATGTTAATGCATCTTATCGTTTGATGGATAACCTGACGTTGACCGCCTCAATAATCAACCTTACCGAAGAGAAGGTGGATAGATATTGGGGTGAGGAAAACAGGGTCTGGGGCTCCTCATATTCAGGCCGACGAGCTTATATGGGGCTGACTTATAGTTTCTAA
- a CDS encoding TetR family transcriptional regulator: MTKRRDEQILTTRERILNAALNVFHEYGVCRPSLSEVAKLAGVSCGAVADHFHSKTGLLLALTERMVLPGEQLCNNAGEQLNANPLGTLRTRWVWLFQEIACNPEWQQVLEIIFHPCEEKVTENNEAHLRMKQGRTRGLERMAQLIALAVSERQLPEDLDTDLAMQMLHGGLFGVIETWLLSSRIEDIGELGERYIDSLIDMIRFSPTMRLSSRLVNTLH, from the coding sequence ATGACCAAACGCAGAGATGAGCAAATTTTAACCACCCGTGAGCGTATATTAAACGCCGCGCTCAATGTGTTTCATGAGTATGGAGTGTGTCGCCCTTCCCTTTCTGAAGTTGCAAAGCTGGCTGGAGTTAGTTGCGGTGCTGTTGCCGACCACTTTCACAGCAAAACCGGTTTGCTACTCGCTCTGACAGAACGCATGGTACTACCCGGCGAACAACTTTGTAATAACGCCGGCGAGCAACTCAACGCCAATCCCCTCGGTACACTGCGAACCCGCTGGGTGTGGCTGTTTCAGGAAATTGCTTGTAACCCAGAGTGGCAGCAGGTACTTGAGATTATCTTCCATCCCTGTGAAGAAAAGGTTACCGAGAACAATGAAGCCCACTTGCGTATGAAGCAAGGGCGCACCCGCGGGCTTGAGCGAATGGCACAACTGATTGCCCTCGCAGTATCCGAGCGCCAACTGCCCGAAGATCTTGATACAGACCTCGCGATGCAGATGTTACACGGTGGCCTGTTCGGTGTGATTGAAACTTGGCTCTTATCCTCAAGAATTGAAGATATCGGCGAACTCGGTGAACGCTATATCGACTCTCTAATCGATATGATCCGCTTCTCCCCCACCATGCGCTTAAGTTCACGGTTGGTCAACACCCTGCACTAA
- a CDS encoding efflux RND transporter periplasmic adaptor subunit: protein MLKARALTSLLVASALLAGCNEEASAPPGMVPQVTVVTLQPESVTLTRELPGRTSPFKVAEVRPQVNGIIKRQLFREGGQVSANQPLYQLDDALYRADVDSAKANFQGAKAAMNIARLKAERTANLVGNGAVSTQENDAAEADLQEARADVAAAQAELHRAEIQLEYARVTSPITGRIGKSTVTQGALVTANQAGTLATVQQLDPIYVEVTQSAAELVSLRRALQAGTLADATHLPVTILLEDGSEFEHQGKLEFAEASVDPSTGSVLLRVVVPNPDTMLLPGMYVRAIVGSGVREDAILVPQQGIARDPKGNTSAMVVNEENVVAQRSVRVSRTIGNRWLVEDGLEAGDRVVVAGLQKIRPGAPVQASERENEQLPAAEGDQQAGEAPAQQGS, encoded by the coding sequence ATGTTAAAAGCCCGAGCCCTCACCAGTCTTTTGGTCGCTTCCGCATTGTTGGCGGGATGTAACGAGGAAGCTTCGGCTCCACCGGGAATGGTCCCCCAAGTGACCGTAGTCACACTTCAGCCTGAATCAGTCACCCTTACCAGGGAGCTTCCGGGGAGGACTTCACCGTTTAAAGTGGCCGAGGTTCGCCCGCAGGTTAATGGCATCATAAAACGCCAATTGTTCCGTGAAGGTGGCCAAGTCAGTGCAAATCAGCCGCTTTACCAGCTAGATGACGCTCTCTACCGTGCTGACGTTGATAGTGCCAAAGCAAATTTTCAAGGTGCAAAGGCGGCTATGAACATCGCTCGCCTCAAAGCCGAGCGTACCGCGAACCTGGTAGGTAATGGTGCCGTTAGCACGCAGGAAAATGATGCTGCAGAAGCCGATCTTCAGGAGGCCCGAGCCGATGTAGCCGCAGCTCAGGCGGAGCTGCACAGGGCGGAAATCCAGTTGGAATATGCGCGGGTTACCTCTCCGATTACTGGCCGAATTGGCAAGTCAACAGTTACTCAAGGCGCTCTGGTAACGGCCAATCAGGCCGGAACTTTGGCTACAGTGCAGCAGCTAGATCCTATCTATGTTGAGGTTACCCAGTCGGCAGCTGAGCTTGTTAGCCTCCGCCGAGCACTTCAAGCGGGCACACTGGCCGACGCCACTCATCTACCTGTGACAATCCTATTAGAAGATGGCAGCGAATTTGAGCACCAGGGCAAGCTGGAGTTTGCCGAGGCCAGTGTCGATCCCTCAACTGGCAGCGTGTTGTTGCGAGTAGTTGTCCCAAACCCGGATACCATGCTGTTGCCGGGTATGTATGTGCGCGCAATTGTCGGTAGTGGTGTACGTGAAGACGCAATTCTGGTACCTCAGCAGGGAATCGCGCGGGACCCAAAGGGCAACACCTCAGCCATGGTTGTTAATGAGGAAAATGTGGTTGCCCAGCGATCTGTGCGGGTTAGTCGTACGATTGGCAATCGCTGGCTAGTGGAAGATGGGCTCGAGGCCGGGGACAGGGTCGTAGTTGCCGGACTGCAGAAAATTCGCCCAGGAGCCCCGGTACAGGCCAGCGAGCGCGAAAATGAGCAGCTGCCGGCGGCTGAAGGCGATCAACAGGCTGGCGAAGCGCCTGCACAGCAGGGGTCTTAA